The proteins below come from a single Prolixibacter sp. NT017 genomic window:
- a CDS encoding FecR family protein: MKKNLPYNDNQFHEDSPDQYPKIEYPYSRSKEDVWEAFSKEMNAGKEPEKKVRRLNPYRLAAAAVIIVLLATTAFLRFYSQTVNAPAGQHLLALLPDSSTVNLNAGSSITYHPYWWKIARTVKLDGEGFFKVQKGSRFDVVSKYGEVTVLGTSFNIYARGDDYKVTCFTGKVRVESIVTHENIILQPDQHAYLEKDGNLKVVQHYDVKQSNAWMHDMFIFTGTPIKLVFQEIERQYNVQIKVRNNLNYTYSGNFTRNMPVIEVLQYVCEPFGLTFVKQSKNVYQIEQSH; encoded by the coding sequence ATGAAGAAGAATTTACCATATAACGACAACCAGTTCCACGAAGATTCGCCGGACCAGTATCCCAAAATCGAGTATCCGTATTCGCGCTCGAAAGAGGATGTGTGGGAAGCGTTTTCGAAGGAAATGAATGCCGGAAAGGAACCGGAAAAGAAAGTCAGAAGGCTGAATCCTTACAGGCTGGCTGCTGCCGCTGTAATCATCGTCTTACTGGCCACCACTGCATTTCTCCGGTTCTATAGCCAAACGGTCAATGCTCCGGCAGGCCAACATCTACTGGCACTTCTTCCCGACAGTTCAACGGTCAATCTGAATGCCGGTTCATCCATCACCTACCATCCTTACTGGTGGAAAATCGCCCGCACTGTCAAACTCGACGGTGAAGGTTTCTTTAAAGTACAAAAAGGAAGCCGGTTCGATGTCGTTTCGAAATACGGTGAAGTGACGGTTTTGGGAACCAGTTTCAACATTTATGCCCGCGGCGATGATTACAAAGTGACCTGCTTCACCGGAAAAGTTCGCGTAGAGTCCATCGTTACCCACGAGAATATTATCCTTCAACCGGACCAGCATGCATACCTTGAAAAGGACGGAAACCTGAAAGTTGTGCAGCACTACGATGTGAAACAATCGAATGCCTGGATGCACGACATGTTCATCTTTACCGGGACGCCCATTAAACTGGTATTCCAAGAGATTGAACGGCAGTACAATGTTCAAATCAAGGTAAGAAATAACCTGAATTACACCTATAGCGGAAATTTCACACGAAATATGCCGGTTATTGAAGTACTGCAGTACGTTTGTGAGCCATTTGGGCTTACCTTTGTAAAACAGTCAAAAAACGTATACCAGATCGAACAAAGCCACTAA
- a CDS encoding RNA polymerase sigma factor, translating to MTQEEFKELFDAHFDAIRNYVYYRSGDPELATDIAQDTFMRLWEKKYLVKPDNIKGLLYKMASDLFVSSYRRHKLAVNFSIKQHHNSRNQEESPEAQLQYKELEKRYETALRRMPEKQRTVFLMSRMDELKYHEIAASLGLSVKAVEKRMKNALAFLKKTMEN from the coding sequence TTGACGCAAGAAGAATTTAAAGAATTATTCGACGCTCATTTTGATGCTATTCGCAATTATGTGTACTATCGTTCGGGCGACCCGGAATTAGCCACCGATATTGCACAGGATACGTTCATGCGGTTATGGGAGAAGAAATACCTGGTAAAGCCAGACAATATCAAAGGTCTGTTGTATAAAATGGCCAGCGACTTGTTTGTCAGCTCGTACCGCCGGCACAAACTGGCAGTCAATTTTTCCATCAAACAACATCATAATTCCCGTAACCAGGAAGAAAGTCCGGAAGCTCAACTCCAGTACAAAGAACTGGAGAAACGTTATGAAACCGCACTTCGGCGAATGCCGGAAAAACAACGAACCGTTTTTCTAATGAGCCGGATGGATGAATTAAAATACCACGAAATAGCCGCTAGCCTCGGCTTAAGTGTCAAAGCAGTTGAGAAAAGAATGAAGAATGCCCTGGCATTCCTGAAAAAGACGATGGAGAATTAA
- a CDS encoding KH domain-containing protein — translation MRNLAFALVALAGIAFFGCTEKSADLESTPEITDAQLTKSVSTIISDESTIEAVSEEVNYEVDFISTAESAINDYSSTLKSADLTEGYGFGYYYNFHKRYRNGICPGVNIAMGDSAFPKTIIVDYGDSTVLANGRVLSGIITITISAPMFTDGATRTVTFEDFSVDSIGIDGTITRVYTGDGTTEQVFSCTSDLTFTMPDGTTIQRISDKTRTWVAGLDTELDPTDDVIEITGSVQVIDSDGNEYSYVITSPLVKTGECRFITEGEITYSQNGEVFAVVDYGDGTCDNVVTVTTSDGTTDMTIREFCLSQKLS, via the coding sequence ATGAGAAATCTTGCATTCGCACTTGTCGCACTGGCCGGTATCGCATTTTTTGGTTGTACCGAAAAATCGGCTGACCTCGAATCCACACCGGAAATCACTGATGCCCAACTGACCAAATCAGTTTCCACCATCATCAGCGATGAAAGTACCATAGAAGCCGTTTCGGAAGAAGTAAATTATGAAGTTGATTTTATTTCAACGGCTGAGTCTGCAATAAACGACTACTCCAGCACGCTCAAAAGTGCAGATCTGACAGAGGGCTATGGCTTTGGATACTATTATAATTTCCACAAACGGTATCGCAACGGTATTTGCCCGGGAGTAAATATCGCCATGGGAGATTCGGCTTTCCCAAAAACAATCATTGTCGATTACGGCGATAGCACAGTCCTGGCAAACGGTCGCGTACTAAGCGGAATCATTACCATTACCATTTCGGCCCCAATGTTTACCGATGGCGCCACCAGAACCGTTACGTTCGAAGATTTCAGTGTCGATTCCATCGGTATTGACGGAACAATCACCCGTGTTTACACTGGCGATGGGACGACTGAGCAAGTCTTCAGTTGCACCAGCGACCTGACCTTCACCATGCCTGACGGAACCACGATTCAGCGTATATCTGACAAAACCCGGACCTGGGTAGCCGGTCTGGATACCGAACTCGATCCGACGGATGATGTGATTGAAATAACAGGTTCAGTTCAGGTGATTGATTCGGATGGAAACGAGTACAGCTACGTCATTACCAGTCCGCTGGTTAAAACAGGTGAATGTCGTTTCATCACCGAGGGGGAAATTACCTACTCGCAAAACGGTGAAGTTTTCGCGGTAGTTGATTACGGTGATGGCACCTGTGACAATGTTGTAACGGTAACCACCAGCGATGGAACTACCGATATGACCATCCGGGAATTCTGCCTGTCACAAAAGCTTAGCTAA
- a CDS encoding hybrid sensor histidine kinase/response regulator, with the protein MNNHHARILIVDDNPRNIQILAKLLTEQGYQPEYAMNGEEALEWCSLEVFDLILLDVMMPDMDGFSVCQQIRESDNNAETPVIFLTAKTDMESIKKGFQSGGVDYISKPFAFDELLARVETQVELSLSRKKLKEVNHWLEDEVKNRTEELESLNQQLLKANEELHLLDKAKSEFIQLLSHEIRTPLNGVLGSLSLLKSIQMVGESKELVEILDLSVQRLERFSFMALDVSNLRSRGKLALNREETDLDEIVELALAELSDKIRCHNLKVILHHKPELETVLTIDRKYITKALINLLENAISHSPANGTISIDICKKNQVLQVTINDEGAGFPEKIIEHPFKPFSAYQRHDANFGLGLHLTELIMESHNGQLQIGNNESHGAFARLIFHPESARVNV; encoded by the coding sequence ATGAATAACCATCACGCAAGAATATTAATCGTCGACGACAATCCACGTAACATCCAGATTTTAGCCAAGCTGTTGACGGAACAGGGCTATCAACCCGAATACGCCATGAATGGAGAAGAAGCGCTGGAATGGTGCTCGCTGGAAGTTTTCGACCTGATATTGCTGGATGTGATGATGCCGGACATGGATGGCTTTTCCGTTTGTCAGCAGATTAGAGAGTCAGATAACAACGCTGAGACGCCGGTGATATTTCTAACGGCAAAAACCGACATGGAGAGTATAAAAAAAGGGTTTCAAAGTGGCGGAGTCGATTATATCAGCAAGCCATTTGCCTTCGATGAACTGCTTGCCCGCGTTGAAACACAAGTGGAATTAAGCCTAAGCCGCAAAAAGCTAAAAGAGGTAAATCACTGGCTGGAAGATGAAGTGAAAAACCGGACCGAAGAGCTGGAAAGCCTCAATCAGCAACTGCTGAAAGCCAACGAAGAGCTGCACCTGTTGGACAAAGCCAAATCGGAGTTTATTCAGCTACTCAGCCATGAAATCAGGACGCCACTCAACGGCGTTCTGGGCTCACTGTCATTGCTCAAGAGCATTCAAATGGTTGGTGAGTCGAAGGAACTGGTAGAGATACTGGACTTATCGGTACAACGGCTCGAACGATTCTCTTTCATGGCTTTGGATGTCTCAAATCTTCGGTCACGAGGCAAACTGGCGTTGAACCGGGAAGAAACAGATTTAGATGAAATCGTTGAACTGGCTTTGGCCGAATTGTCTGATAAAATCAGATGTCATAACCTAAAGGTAATTCTACACCATAAACCAGAATTGGAGACTGTATTGACCATCGACAGAAAATACATCACCAAGGCGCTGATTAACCTGTTGGAAAATGCCATTTCGCATTCACCGGCCAACGGAACCATCTCCATCGACATCTGTAAAAAGAATCAGGTGCTACAAGTCACCATTAATGATGAAGGTGCCGGGTTCCCGGAAAAAATCATTGAGCATCCATTCAAACCGTTTTCCGCTTACCAACGTCACGATGCCAATTTTGGACTGGGACTACATTTAACAGAGTTAATCATGGAATCGCACAACGGGCAATTGCAAATTGGGAATAACGAATCGCATGGTGCTTTTGCCAGACTTATCTTTCATCCTGAATCGGCCCGGGTAAATGTCTAA
- a CDS encoding ATP-binding protein — MSSDKPHLSSIVQQGWQKLCRLTSLYINTSVRLTVTSTPHCTKSVEASPECCQIKRHDGSIFGYLTIERVIESHDIRPLTTLKEMIESDLKTISEESVHSISSPGDSTRGLEKILQTSLEANNEGVLLLNTDGEIIHYNSQLIKMWNLEPLVKKDASAAELSDFTKSQLINSSLTIKGYSEKPERFSKNQKTDTLYLKDGRTIERTSLPVIEKEHTIGRVFSYRDITPERQTRQELEEKSNILDTIFDQTPIIMMLVDEKARIEKMNKPGAELSHFGSDSDLVGKLVGDILHCVNAYPNACGTTPNCRHCAIRQTLNRTIQSGTGEYKVEGTMQIKHGNANITRHVLISSATIQTSGERKYLLSIDDITERYLAEKSLIESENRFRNLFEYTPIAYQSLDKNGCILDINHEWSKLTGYSRENIIGQPFGKIFSNETKELFPVVFEKFANEGYINDLELALERKDGQLITALVTGRVQYDKEGNYLRSHCILLNFTERKQIQKELIQAKEKAEEATRIKSAFLANMSHEIRTPMNAILGYAEILNQSVTNPTHRDYLSSMQSSGKVLMNLINDVLDFSKIDAGKLDLKESPVDIRLLMKEIVDTFRLKASQKGVRLLIEISESTPRVLQLDELRLRQIMLNLISNALKFTDKGHIRIDVSTTNLGDTSSTILLRVEDTGIGIADKEQKKIFEAFEQIDNQDSKIYGGTGLGLAITHRLIKLMGGEIRLESKVNKGSTFSITLADITVVKDADEIVGQKKSNIDNRIQVGTSILIVDDNRANRKVTREFFGGSRVKISEAENGAHALEIMRQMEPQLIIIDLRMPGMSGFETARSIKNNPQWQDIPLIAYTASELTAEEKEQYPNLFKALLRKPIERKKFLQTVANCLPPVNEKNNLRLQHGNESASAISEENEHELLQKWNSMQRIRPRKMMKEFIEEITARTEIMHDPELKSYLQELEHAFHTFNIEKEETLFHAFPEIIARLKTEKL; from the coding sequence ATGAGCTCTGACAAACCGCACCTCTCTTCGATTGTTCAACAAGGATGGCAAAAGCTTTGCCGGCTGACATCCCTGTATATCAACACGTCTGTTCGTTTAACGGTTACCTCCACTCCTCACTGTACTAAATCCGTTGAAGCATCTCCTGAATGTTGTCAAATCAAAAGGCATGACGGATCAATTTTCGGCTACCTGACCATCGAAAGAGTAATCGAGTCCCACGACATTCGTCCGCTGACAACTCTAAAAGAGATGATTGAATCTGACTTAAAGACTATTTCCGAAGAGTCGGTTCATTCAATTTCATCTCCTGGCGATTCAACTCGGGGACTGGAAAAAATATTGCAAACATCACTGGAGGCCAACAACGAAGGCGTTTTGCTGCTGAATACAGATGGAGAAATTATCCATTACAATAGTCAGTTAATCAAGATGTGGAACCTGGAGCCTCTTGTTAAAAAAGATGCTTCAGCGGCCGAATTATCTGATTTCACAAAAAGTCAACTTATCAACTCTTCCCTGACAATAAAAGGATATTCGGAGAAGCCGGAAAGGTTTAGCAAGAACCAAAAGACGGACACGCTCTATTTAAAAGACGGAAGAACAATTGAACGCACTTCCCTTCCTGTTATAGAAAAAGAGCACACCATTGGCAGAGTTTTCAGCTACCGCGATATTACTCCCGAAAGACAAACCAGGCAAGAGCTGGAGGAAAAAAGCAACATCCTCGACACGATTTTCGATCAGACGCCTATCATCATGATGCTGGTGGACGAGAAGGCCCGGATTGAAAAGATGAACAAGCCCGGAGCTGAACTCAGTCACTTTGGTTCTGACTCCGATCTTGTTGGCAAACTAGTCGGCGATATCCTACATTGCGTCAACGCCTACCCCAATGCTTGCGGAACGACTCCCAATTGCAGGCATTGCGCCATTCGGCAAACACTCAATCGCACCATTCAAAGCGGAACAGGCGAATACAAGGTCGAGGGAACCATGCAGATCAAACACGGTAATGCAAACATCACCCGGCATGTATTGATTTCATCGGCAACCATACAAACTTCGGGAGAGAGAAAATACCTGCTGAGCATTGATGACATCACGGAAAGGTATTTGGCAGAAAAGTCTCTCATAGAAAGTGAAAACCGCTTCAGAAATTTATTTGAATACACTCCCATTGCCTATCAATCACTTGACAAAAATGGCTGTATCCTGGATATTAACCACGAATGGAGCAAACTCACCGGTTATTCACGGGAAAATATTATCGGGCAGCCGTTTGGGAAGATATTCAGTAACGAAACAAAAGAATTGTTCCCCGTTGTTTTTGAAAAATTTGCCAACGAAGGCTACATCAATGATCTGGAACTGGCGCTGGAACGAAAAGACGGGCAATTGATAACCGCTTTGGTCACCGGACGTGTTCAATATGACAAAGAGGGAAATTACCTACGCTCACATTGTATCTTGCTCAATTTCACGGAGCGAAAACAAATTCAAAAAGAACTAATTCAGGCCAAAGAAAAAGCAGAAGAAGCGACGCGCATCAAAAGTGCCTTTCTGGCCAACATGTCGCACGAGATACGAACCCCGATGAACGCCATCCTGGGATACGCCGAAATTCTGAATCAAAGCGTTACGAATCCCACACACCGGGATTACCTTTCCTCCATGCAATCGAGCGGGAAAGTATTGATGAATCTGATTAATGACGTTCTCGATTTCTCGAAGATTGACGCTGGAAAACTGGATCTAAAAGAAAGCCCGGTTGATATTCGTCTTTTGATGAAGGAAATTGTCGACACATTCCGGTTAAAAGCCTCGCAAAAGGGAGTCAGGTTGTTGATTGAGATTTCAGAAAGCACGCCCCGGGTACTTCAATTGGACGAACTCCGGCTTCGTCAAATCATGCTCAACTTAATCAGTAATGCATTAAAATTTACAGACAAGGGACACATCCGGATTGACGTTTCAACTACGAATCTAGGCGATACTTCTTCAACCATTCTTCTTCGTGTGGAAGATACAGGGATCGGAATTGCTGACAAGGAACAGAAAAAAATATTCGAGGCTTTTGAGCAAATCGACAATCAGGACAGTAAAATATACGGAGGAACAGGCCTGGGACTCGCCATCACACACCGGCTGATTAAACTAATGGGCGGCGAAATCAGGCTTGAAAGCAAAGTAAATAAGGGAAGCACCTTCTCTATCACCTTAGCCGATATTACCGTTGTAAAAGATGCAGATGAAATAGTCGGTCAGAAAAAATCAAATATCGATAACCGAATTCAGGTCGGCACCAGTATACTGATCGTTGATGACAATCGCGCCAACCGAAAAGTTACCCGTGAATTTTTCGGCGGAAGCCGGGTAAAAATTTCCGAAGCAGAGAACGGAGCCCACGCGCTGGAAATAATGAGACAAATGGAGCCTCAACTAATAATCATCGATTTAAGGATGCCCGGGATGAGTGGTTTCGAGACAGCCCGAAGCATCAAAAACAATCCGCAATGGCAAGATATTCCACTTATCGCCTACACTGCTTCCGAGCTGACAGCCGAAGAAAAAGAGCAATACCCCAATCTGTTCAAAGCGCTGCTTAGGAAACCGATAGAACGAAAGAAATTCCTTCAAACAGTTGCCAATTGCCTACCACCGGTTAACGAAAAAAACAACCTCCGTTTACAACATGGCAATGAATCCGCTTCAGCCATTTCAGAGGAAAATGAACACGAACTACTGCAAAAATGGAATAGCATGCAGAGAATCAGGCCGCGAAAGATGATGAAGGAGTTCATCGAAGAAATTACTGCGAGAACAGAAATAATGCACGACCCGGAATTAAAAAGTTATTTGCAAGAGTTGGAGCATGCATTTCACACGTTCAATATAGAGAAAGAAGAAACGCTCTTCCACGCCTTTCCGGAAATTATTGCCAGGCTAAAAACTGAAAAATTATGA